TGATCTCGTGCAACAGTCCAGCCGCGAGACTGCCGAGCCCGCGCATTTTTTCGCTTTGAAACAGTTTGACTTCCGTTTCGCGCAGGCGGACGAGCGATTGCTGCAACTCTTCGCGCTCGCGGCGCAGCAGCCCCTGCAAGTGCGAACTACGAACCAGGCCGGCGACACGCGTGCGGACTTCGGTAATGCCAAAAGGCTTCGAGAGAAAATCGTCGGCACCGAGCCGGAGGGCATCGATCTTGATAGTTTCGTCCAGGTTGGCTGTCAGCATGACGACTTTGGTATCGCGGAGCGTGGCGTCTGCCCGCACGGCCTTCAGCACGTCGAGCCCGCTGCCGTCGGGCAACATCAGGTCGAGCAGAATGCAGGCGGGCTTGAGTTCCTTGGCGAGGGCGAGGCCTTGCGCGCAGGTCGCAGCGCCGGCGGTGGCAAATTCACTTTGCAGCGAGTCGACCAGGTAGTGACGCAGGTCAGGTTCATCGTCGATCACCAGCAGTTCTTGCGGCCCTTCCTTAATCACTCGCGCGGCGGCAATGGCCCGCGCGTCGGCCGTCACTTCTTCGACCGAAGGCACAGCTCGCGAAGTCAGCCGGTTTGTGCGGCGTTCTGTCGCGGCGGTATCCTCTGTCTGACTCGCAGGAGGATGATCCGCCGGATCCCATTCGAGTGGCAAGGTGACAACAAAACGGCAACCCTTCACCGGGTTGTTGTGCGCTTCGATCTCGCCACCATGCGAGCGGACAATCTCGCGGGCGATCGCCAGCCCCAGTCCCAGGCCTTGTGAAGCCCGCGCGCGATTATTGCTGGCTTGAAAAAAGCGGTCGAAGATCTGCACCCGATCAGCTTCGGGAATGCCGGGCCCTTCGTCCGAAACGATGATCGCCGCAGCTCGCTCCCGAGCTTCGAGTTGCACGCGGACGGTCGACTTCTCGGGAGAAAACTTGAGCGAATTCGTAATCAAGTTCATCAGCACGCGTTCGACACGGGCGACGTCCAAGCGTAAGTCGAGGGGAGCCGTCTGCAGTTCGGCGACGAGTTTGATCTGCCGATCTTCAGCCATCGGCTGCAACGTGCGAATGATTTGCAGCAGAAACTCGCGAGCATCGACTTCTTCGACATCGAGCCGCATCACGCCGTGATCGAGCCGAACGACGTCCAGCAAATCGTCAACGAGCAGGCGCAGGCGATCGGCATTCTTGCGCACCAGCGTGAGGGTTTGTCCCATCTGCGGAGTGACGGTCTGCCGGGTCGAGAGGATCTCTTCGATCGGGGCAATGATCAGCGACAGCGGCGTCCGCAGTTCGTGACTCACATTGGCCAGGAAGCCCGCGCGCAGGCGGTCGAGTTCTTCCAGCTGATGATTTTTTTCGTCCAAGGTGCGACGGAGGAGAAACTCGGTTCGGCGATTACGCAAATTCAAATGACAGACGACCACACTAACGGCGCTCGTCGCCAGCAGAAAGAAGGTGCCGAGCGCGACGTGGTTGCCACTAACCGAAAAACCATGATTGCCGTAAATGGCTGCCAGATATGCGACCACGACCAGGCCGCAGTAAACGGCCGCTTCGGCAGCGCTAAAGCCCAGGAGTTGGATCAGCAGCATTAACAGCGTGAGGCCGACGAAATAGGTCGAGTTCTCGGCGTCGGTCAGGTAGATCATCAGGGCAATAGCGAGGGCGGGAAACAACACCAGCCCGAGACTTGCCCAACGAATCTTCCGCCCCAGGGGCACCCACAGCATGACGACCAGGCCGGCGGCAAGCACAGCCGTGGTGAGCGCGCGAACGGTCAGCAGTTGCCACAAGAACTGCGGATAAAAGAGGAGGTCGAGGACGATGCCGGCCGGCATCATGAACAGGCCGAGAATCAGGCCGATCTTGCCACGCTGCAAGCGCAGGTCGAGATCTGCCTGTTCAAAGGCTTGCAGTTCATCGAGTTGCGGGGCGGTATCGGACATGCAGTGAAAAAAACGAGTAGGAGGGGAGCAAGTCAATCAATTAGGGTTTGCGAACGGATAGAAACACGTTGACCGAGGTGGCATCGCAATAGACTTCCTGGCGACCGAGTCCCGGCGTGAGGGCCAGCATCTGCTTTTCGTCGCGCAGTTCCAAAGTCCATTCCATCACGAGGCTCATGATGGCTTCGGACGAATGGCGGGGTGTGACATTCGTGACAACTACCTCGCCCCCAGGACGGAGCAAGGAGTAGAAGTGCTGAATTAAAAAGCCGCAGGTCGTGTCGCGGAAATAGTCGAAGAGCCCGGCGGAGTAGACGAGATCGTAGGTGGGCGGTTCGGTTTGCTTCCCTTCCATCGATGTTTGAATGATCTCGTGTACCGACCGCTGCTCGATTTCGATCTTCATGTTGGGGCGTCGCGCGCGGGCCTTGGGAACCAGATTCTCGCGCACGAAGTTCAGAGTTTCCGTATTGAAGTCGACCAGTGTAAATTCCGTTTCATTGGCTAACTCGTCCTCTTCGAGAAAATGAGAGATTTCGACTGCCGGCCCGCAACCAATATTGAGCACGCGCAGGCGTCGTCCTTCGCTGGCCACCCGTTTGGCCTCGCGGCGAAGTGCGTCGACCAGCAGTTTGATGCGATTGCGGTGGGCAGCTGGCGCATCGTGACGAAGGGCGGAAGCATTGAGGATTTTGGCAAACGAACTCCCCCCTTCCCAGGGCTCGCTGAGCATCATCCGCACCATTTCGTAGTCCCCCGCATAGCCGAGCGGCTTGCTGAAGGCGCGGTACATGAAGGGGGAGCACATCATGAGTGGATGGAGTTCGCGCTGCGCATACCCGCGGTGATAGGGGAGCGACTTCCGCGAGATGTCTTTGGCGGTTTCTTCGAACTCTTGGTACAACTGGCCCAGACGAGGCGCAACTCCTTCATCGACGTCGACGACAAAGTTCAACTGCAAATCTTCAGAGACTGTTGTTTCGTGCAACCCGGCTTCGGTTTCCCAATGCTCGAGCCAGCGACTTACCTCTTGCAGGTAGTTCCGCAAGTTGCCAACGCTGAGTTGAAATGGCTTATGGAGCCGCTCGTTGCCGGCCTCCCAGTCGGCGACGAAGTCGTGAACGAACGAGCGGAGAACTTCGCCGGGGCGAAGTCCTTTTAGATCGGACCAGGGGTCGACGAGCGACACCGAGACGATGAGCATCAGCCCGGTGTTCATCAACGTGGTGACGACCGCGCGGCCCTTATAGACCTCGCGCTCGCCTTGATGAATTCGCAAGTCCGACAGTACCTCGGACAGCTGCACAATCGAGTAAGGATTGTAGATTTCGAACATCGCCTGCTGACGGCTGAGGCGCATCAGCGAGCCACGAGCTTCAATTCCTTGCGAATTGCGAAAGCTGACCAGTGAAGAGGCGAGATAGGCGTTCTTCTTACCCACGGGGAGTCTCGTTGCAACAGAAGTAGGGAGTATCGCCCTGCGCGACCTGAGTCGCGCGAGTGCGAACGTTCGGCAGGCTTCCTAAGGAGACATTGCCTCTGGCAAGCAATGTCCCTGATGCTCGTCGAAGTGAGGAAAGCAGCAATCAGGTTGATTCCGGCTTGGTGTGCGGAATGCTCATCGTAATTGGTGGCGGGGCTTCGTGGCGGCGAAAATCGACCGGTGCTTCGGCAAGCGCTGCTTCGCGAATGGAGACTAGCGCCAACTCGATGGTTCGTCCTTCCGGCACGAGTTGACCGCTGACGATTGCGCCAGGCGCGGCGAACGTCAGTTGCACAGCGCCCACGCGGATGGTTCGCAGTTCGCGACCTCCATCGACCAACGTCAAGTCGACTTGCTGCCCCAGGCGAATGGCGCGGAGGAGGAGAGCCACAACTTCGTGGTCATAGCCCTCGCTGGAGGCGCTGGCTTCGCTATAGAGAGGGAGGCGGCAGTAACGCAAAAAGTGCTCAACTTCGCTGCGATCGGTCGTGGGCAAGCTCGCCGCCAGGTGCTGAATGGTGCGGCCGATCAAATCGGCATTACCGCGGAGAATAAAGTTACCCAGGGCGGCCGCCTGCAACATGCGGAGCAGATCGGGCGAACGAATTCCTTCGGCCAGAAACTCTGGCAGGGCTACGAGGCTGTAGCAGGCTGTTTCGGGATCGAAACGGATCGGAATGCCCGCTCCTCGCAGCAGGGCAACATCGCGAAAGACGGTCCGCCGGTGGACGTTGGTCTCTTGCGCCAGTTGCAAGGCGTTGAACGGGGCGCCGCTCTGCAGCAGCGAGAGGATCCTCAGTATGCGCTCTAGACGGTGGGTCATGGTGCCAGTTGACTTGAAAGGCTGCTTGGGCCGAGCAACCCGAGACTGCGACAGAGAGGCAAACAATTACACAAACGAAAACGCAGTCACCAACGATCCGCAGCGAATCGGCCTTTCTTCCCCTGCCCAGGGAAAAAGAGGCAGACCGCCACACATCATTCTTCATCTTGGAATCATCGTCTACTGCAGTGACAGCATTTTGTCACCACTTCTCTGTTCGGGCACATTCTGCCATCGTTGTTAGTCTTTGTCGAATAAAGAATCGCGCACACAAAAGATTAAATGCGAAAATTAAACAAAAGCTTGAGAGCGAATCAATTGACATTGTAGTTGATTTGCGGGGAACTCCGGTCGGCGGGCAGCACCTTGGAGTGGGTTCGGCAACGGACGCATGCGCCCATTGGCCGTTGGTGGCAAGGAGTGCCCCTAAGAGCTAACATACGGCCTGGATTTACGCCTCTCGCCGCCCAGTGACCGATTCTGCCATGCCCAAGTCGACTGACATTACCTTGCGCGATCTGAGCCTGGCTCAGGAGCGAATTCAATATCGCGCCCCCATCAAATTTGGAGGCCGGGTCGTGACCGACGCGGTGCTCGTTAATGTCACCCTGCAGGTCGAGACCGTCGCCGGCCAGCGCGGCAGCGGATTTGGCTCAATGCCGATGGGAAATGTCTGGGCTTGGCCCAGCGCCAAGGTTTCGACCGAACAAAGCCTGCAGGCGATGCTGCGGTTTGTCGAGCTATTCGCGGCTGTCATTGCCAAGCAACCACTCACCGCACATCCGCTCGAGATCACCACCGGTTGGCATCCGCTGCAGTTGCAAGTGGCTGAGCAAGTGCAACGGGAACTGAACCTGGCCGAACCGCTGCCGCCACTCGCCCGGTTAGTGGCGGCCAGCCCGTTTGAAGCAGCCATTCACGATGCGTTTGGTAAAGTTCACCAACAAAATGCCTATAACTTGCTCGGTAAAGAATGGGTCGCGCACGACCTGGCTCATTACCTGACACCGGAATTCGCGGGCGAATATCTCGATCGCTATACCAGCCGCGTGCCCAAGCCAACGATGCCGCTGTATCACCTGGTCGGCGCGCTCGATCCGCTCTTCGAGAGCGACATTTCCAAACGCTTGAACGATGGTTTGGCAGAGACCTTGGGGGAGTGGATCATTCAGGACGAACTGACGCACCTGAAGATCAAGCTCAACGGCGACGATCTGGCCTGGGACGTGGAACGAGTCGTTCGCGTCGAACAGGCGGCCGTTCCCGCGCAGCAGGCGCGGGGTTGTACCCAGTGGAATTACTCCCTCGACTTCAATGAAAAATGCAGCGGCGTGGATTACCTGCTCGACTTTCTCAAGCTGGTGCGCGAGCGTACGCCGCACGCGCTCGACCGCGTGCAATACATCGAACAGCCCACGCATCGCGATTTGAAGTCGCATCCGGAAAATCGCATGCACAAGGCTGCGGCGATCAAGCCGGTGGTGATCGACGAATCGCTCATCGATCTTGAAAGCTTGCAGCTTGCGCGCGAGCAAGGCTACAGCGGCGTCGCGCTCAAGGCCTGTAAGGGGCACACCGAAGCGCTGCTGATGGGCGCAGCCGCGCAAAAATATGGCATGTTCCTCTGCGTGCAAGACCTCAGCTGTCCGGGCTATTCGTTTCTGCATTCTGCCAGCCTGGCCGCCCGCATTCCGACGATCGCGGCCATCGAAGGGAACAGCCGGCAGTATTGCCCGGCTGGCAATCAGGGGTGGAATCAAAAATTCCCCGGCATGTTCAAACTGAAGAACGGGACCGTCGCGACGGCGGAATTGACGGGCCCCGGTCTTGGCTTCTGATGGGTGCGCAGCATGAATGACGGAGCCCACCGCGCACACAAGCCGGCCTTTCCTGCCGGGCCACCGACTTGGCCACTGCTAGACGACGACGTTCGTGCGGCAATGCTGGCCTGCTACGCCAGCGGCGATTGGGGTCGCTACGAAGGTGCTCACTCGGCGGCCTTCGTGCAGGCGCTGGCCGAGAAATTTCAAACCGAACAGGCGATTCTCTGCGCGTCCGGCACGATTGCGGTGGAACTGGCACTGCGCGGTCTGAAGGTCGGTGCCGGCGATGAAGTGATTCTGGCCGGCTACGACTTTCCCGGTAATTTTCGCGCGATTGAAGCCGTCGGCGCGCGACCAGTACTGATCGACGTGGTGAAGAATGGCTGGACTATCGATTTGCAGCAGTTGGCAGCAGCAAAAGCGGCGACGACGAAGGCGGTCATCGCATCGCACCTGCACGGTCATTTGGCACCCATGCGAGCGCTGCTGGAGCAGGCTCACTCGCTAGGATTGAAGGTGCTGGAAGATGCCTGTCAGGTGCCTGGCGCGTTGATCGGTGGCCGTCCCGCGGGGAGTTGGGGCGATGTGGGAGTGCTCAGCTTCGGCGGCAGCAAGTTGCTGACAGCTGGTCGCGGAGGGGCGATTCTGACTTCGCAGGCTGACGTGGCGCAGCGAATTCGCAGCTTTACGTTTCGCGGGAACGAGGCTTATCCGCTGAGTGAATTGCAAGCGGCAGTGCTCTTGCCACAACTCGACAAGTTGGCCGCACGAACGCACACTCGCGCCGTAGCAGCAGCACGATTAATTGAAGAACTGCGCGATGTGAGCAAACTTCAAGCGGGACCGGCGAACGATCCGGCCGATCTGTCAGCGTTTTACAAAGTTGCCTGGCGTTACCAGACAGCCGAGGGGGGCGTACAGCCCGACTGCAGCAATCCGTCGCGAGATCGCCTGATCTGTGCTCTGCAAGCCGAAGGCATCGCCATCGATGCGGGCTTTCGGGGCTTTAACAAGCGCAGTGCGAATCGTTGCCGAGTGGTCGGCGAACTCTCGCAGGCGCAAGCAGCGGCCGAAGCGACGCTAGTCTTGCATCATCCCATCTTGCTCCAAAATCAAGAGCAGACGGCGCTTTTGGCAGCAACCATTCGAAAAGTAGTTACACAAGCTTGAGTGGAGGTTTTCCTGCTCAATGTCTTGTGCCGGACAACAGGCACCACGAGTCGAGGACAGGTGGGATGGTGCCTGCTTGGCAACAACGAATGATTACTTGGCCAAACGGGGCACAGCGAATTCGCGAACGTCATGCTCGGCATGAACAGCGGCTTTAGCCACCGCGCGAGTGCTGTCGCTGGGTACGGTTTCGCGTTCGGGCTGCAGTTCGCCACGAACAATGCGGACGTCATCGGGAGCTTCGATGCCGATGGTCACTCGGTTGCCAGCAACCCGGCTGACTACGACCGTGATATTGCCACCGATCACCAAACGCTCACCAACTTTGCGGCTGAGAACCAACATGACTCTTCCTCCTTGATGGGTTCGCTTCCTGCGAAGCGTGTTCCCTCGACTTAAAGCTGAGTTACAGCCCCCCGGCTGTCTGTCACATCGATGGACAGTGTAACTTGGTGGAGGTTCGATGTTGCAAAGTTTGCGCCGGTTACGAAAACTTGAGTAAAAGTTAGGCTACAAGGCCGATTTTGGTCACAAAACGGTGTAGCTGACTTCGCGAGACACCCTAGCGGCCCCATTTTGCCTTGACATGTGGAAAGTTATTGACACTCGCAGAACTTCTTGCCGCTCAAATTGAGACGCGAATCTCAAAATGGGAAATCAGCGCAGACCCTGATTGGTCAAAGTTCAGCCAGGTTGATCTCGCAGCGGTCAACTTTCCCTCGAATTGAAGCGAACTGGCGACGAAATATTGCCCTGTCAACGACCACTAGGTTGCAAGCAGCGTGCCGGCACCGTAGTGTCAGCAGTCGAAACAAATCTCTTTCGCGTGGAGCTGGAACATGCACAAGCTAACCCTCTTTTTGGCTGCAGTTCTTTCCTTTTTGGGCGCGGTTCCGCACGCCAGCTATGTCGCTTTCGCTCAGCAGCCTGCCGTCAAACCGGGCGAACAGCCCGTCGAACTGATGCAGCAAGCAGTGCGAGCGTCGCAGCGGGGAGACAGCTTGCAGGCGGTTGGCCTGTTCACCGACGTCATTAAGCAGGATCCCAAAAACGAGCTGGCCTATTACTATCGCGGTCGCGAGAACTTTCGCCTCGGCAACGTGAAGAAGTCAGTATCTGATCTGGATAAGTATGTCGAGCTCGAACCGCTGGCCGAATCTCGCCAATGGGAGCGAGGCATTTCTTATTACTACGCCGGCGAATACGACAAAGGGGCCGAGCAATTCAAGCTCTATCAGACCTATCACGATCAAGACGTCGAGAATTCCGTCTGGCGTTACCTGTGCGTGGCCGCCGTCGATGGCGTCGCCAAGGCCCAAGAGAACATGCTGCCGATCGAAGCCGATGCCCGCGTTCCCATGATGCAGATTTACGACCTCTATCGCGGCAAGCTCAAGCCCGAAGATGTCCTCAAGGCGATCGACCTCGGCAATCCCCCTGCCGAAGCCAAGAATGCCCGGCAGTTTTATGCCCACCTCTATCTAGGGCTCTGGTACCAGGCGGCCGGCAATCGCAAACTCGCCAGGGAGCACATTCTCGAAGCCGAGAAGCATAAGATTGGCCACTACATGTGGGATGTTGCCCACGTCCATGCCGACCTGCTGCGCGCCGAATCTAAAGATCAGTCCGACAAGAAGTGACCATTTCCCGAGCTGCCGGCGGCTATCGAGTCAGAATGTCACTTCGCAATGAAACCACTGCATGATTGAATTTCTGCAATCGAACTGGACTTACATTTTTGCCGCTGTCGATCTGGTGGTCGTGCTGGTGGCCTCCAGTCATGTGGTTCTTACCAAGCGCGACAACCGCGCCGCGCTCGGCTGGGTCGGCATTATCTGGTTCGCACCAATCATCGGCTCGCTGCTCTATTTTACCTTCGGCGTGAATCGGATTCGCCGCAAAGCCCAGCGCTTGCGCAAACGCGAATCCAAACGAGTTAGCCTGCAGCACGAGCAGGCAGCTGCCGAGGAACTAGCTCGCGCGCTCGAAGACGATGCCTTGCATCTCACGTCGCTCAGCGAATTCGTCCGCGGGCTGACCGATACGCCCCTCATTCCCGGCAATCGAATCGTACCGCTCCATTGCGGCGACGAAGCTTATCCGCGCATGATCGAGGCCATCGACGCCGCGGAACATTCTGTTTCGCTCTGCACCTACATCTTCGATAACGATCCTGAAGGACTGGAGTTTGTCGCTGCACTGACTCGGGCGCGCGAGCGGGGGGTTGAAGTTCGCGTGCTCATCGACGACGTCGGCACGCGTTATACCTTTCCGTCGATTAAGCATGCTCTGCGCCGCGGGAAAATCACCTTCTCCACGTTCTTGCCCACGTTTGTGCCTGGGCAATTTCACTACACCAACTTGCGCAACCATCGCAAGATCATGGTGGTCGATGGCAAGATCGGTTTCACCGGGGGGATGAACATTCGCGCGGGGCATCGGCTGGCCAGCAACACTCGTCATCCCGTCCGCGACATTCATTTCGAACTGCAGGGGCCGATCGTCGGCCAATTGCAAGAAACGTTCGTCGGCGATTGGGAGTTCTCGACCAAGGAACTGCTGGTTGGGCATCAATGGTTCCCAAAACTGCACCCCCGTGGGCCCATGCTCTGCCGCGGCATTGCCGATGGTCCCGATACCCGCCACGACAAAATTCGCTTCACACTCTTAGGCGCGATCGGCTGCGCCCGCCGGTCCCTCACGATCATCACTCCCTACTTTCTGCCCGATACTGCCCTGATTACGGCGCTCAATGTTGCCGCGATGCGCGGCGTGAACGTAACCATCGTCCTGCCGGCAAAAGGAAATCTCGCGCTCGTCCAGTGGGCCACCACCGCCCAGCTATGGCAGGTTTTGCAGCGCGGCTGTCGCGTCTTTCTCACCAAGATGCCCTTCGATCACACCAAAATCGTCACCGTCGACGATGCCTGGTCGTTCATCGGTTCCGCCAACTGGGACCCTCGCAGCCTGCGTTTGAATTTTGAATTCAACGTCGAATGCTACGATCTCGACTTCACCGCGCTCATGAACGAAACCATCCGCGCGCGCCTCTCTACCGCGCAGCAGATCACGCTCCGCGACGTTGACTCCCGCCCCCTCTTTATCCGCATTCGCGACGGCATCGCCCGCCTTGCCACGCCCTACCTGTAGTGCTGCTGGCCCGCACCTCACCCCCTTCCTCCCTTCGCTCCACGCCACCGCCCCTGCGGCGGTGGTTCATTGGCTTGTGCACTAGAGATGCTGAGAACTATCCGAAAATGTTCTCAAAATATGCTTGCGAGGTGAGCAGCAGGGCCTTAATGTTGCGAGTAGTTGCGCAGGATGTTATGCGCAGTTAGTGAGAACGCCAGGCCGGGG
Above is a window of Anatilimnocola aggregata DNA encoding:
- a CDS encoding ATP-binding protein, encoding MSDTAPQLDELQAFEQADLDLRLQRGKIGLILGLFMMPAGIVLDLLFYPQFLWQLLTVRALTTAVLAAGLVVMLWVPLGRKIRWASLGLVLFPALAIALMIYLTDAENSTYFVGLTLLMLLIQLLGFSAAEAAVYCGLVVVAYLAAIYGNHGFSVSGNHVALGTFFLLATSAVSVVVCHLNLRNRRTEFLLRRTLDEKNHQLEELDRLRAGFLANVSHELRTPLSLIIAPIEEILSTRQTVTPQMGQTLTLVRKNADRLRLLVDDLLDVVRLDHGVMRLDVEEVDAREFLLQIIRTLQPMAEDRQIKLVAELQTAPLDLRLDVARVERVLMNLITNSLKFSPEKSTVRVQLEARERAAAIIVSDEGPGIPEADRVQIFDRFFQASNNRARASQGLGLGLAIAREIVRSHGGEIEAHNNPVKGCRFVVTLPLEWDPADHPPASQTEDTAATERRTNRLTSRAVPSVEEVTADARAIAAARVIKEGPQELLVIDDEPDLRHYLVDSLQSEFATAGAATCAQGLALAKELKPACILLDLMLPDGSGLDVLKAVRADATLRDTKVVMLTANLDETIKIDALRLGADDFLSKPFGITEVRTRVAGLVRSSHLQGLLRREREELQQSLVRLRETEVKLFQSEKMRGLGSLAAGLLHEINNPVHYTLLAIRSLKKDLAAGRDTSEVVGDIESGVTRVGQILDELRNFAYPEQAQLHTEFRLVDVVRTSLRFTSHATRTIALDVADADFEGLFVRGSQIQIGQVLVNLITNSATAIQKQGDKFSGQITIRARRVRDRVQVMVADNGPGIPAADLSRVLEPFYSTAAPGSGLGLGLSICDTIIRNHGGSLVLTSNSLGNTELNNSGPRGTEVSFDLPLVLSEGNLYESSSHREADSVRR
- a CDS encoding class I SAM-dependent methyltransferase, which gives rise to MGKKNAYLASSLVSFRNSQGIEARGSLMRLSRQQAMFEIYNPYSIVQLSEVLSDLRIHQGEREVYKGRAVVTTLMNTGLMLIVSVSLVDPWSDLKGLRPGEVLRSFVHDFVADWEAGNERLHKPFQLSVGNLRNYLQEVSRWLEHWETEAGLHETTVSEDLQLNFVVDVDEGVAPRLGQLYQEFEETAKDISRKSLPYHRGYAQRELHPLMMCSPFMYRAFSKPLGYAGDYEMVRMMLSEPWEGGSSFAKILNASALRHDAPAAHRNRIKLLVDALRREAKRVASEGRRLRVLNIGCGPAVEISHFLEEDELANETEFTLVDFNTETLNFVRENLVPKARARRPNMKIEIEQRSVHEIIQTSMEGKQTEPPTYDLVYSAGLFDYFRDTTCGFLIQHFYSLLRPGGEVVVTNVTPRHSSEAIMSLVMEWTLELRDEKQMLALTPGLGRQEVYCDATSVNVFLSVRKP
- a CDS encoding helix-turn-helix transcriptional regulator gives rise to the protein MTHRLERILRILSLLQSGAPFNALQLAQETNVHRRTVFRDVALLRGAGIPIRFDPETACYSLVALPEFLAEGIRSPDLLRMLQAAALGNFILRGNADLIGRTIQHLAASLPTTDRSEVEHFLRYCRLPLYSEASASSEGYDHEVVALLLRAIRLGQQVDLTLVDGGRELRTIRVGAVQLTFAAPGAIVSGQLVPEGRTIELALVSIREAALAEAPVDFRRHEAPPPITMSIPHTKPEST
- a CDS encoding mandelate racemase/muconate lactonizing enzyme family protein yields the protein MPKSTDITLRDLSLAQERIQYRAPIKFGGRVVTDAVLVNVTLQVETVAGQRGSGFGSMPMGNVWAWPSAKVSTEQSLQAMLRFVELFAAVIAKQPLTAHPLEITTGWHPLQLQVAEQVQRELNLAEPLPPLARLVAASPFEAAIHDAFGKVHQQNAYNLLGKEWVAHDLAHYLTPEFAGEYLDRYTSRVPKPTMPLYHLVGALDPLFESDISKRLNDGLAETLGEWIIQDELTHLKIKLNGDDLAWDVERVVRVEQAAVPAQQARGCTQWNYSLDFNEKCSGVDYLLDFLKLVRERTPHALDRVQYIEQPTHRDLKSHPENRMHKAAAIKPVVIDESLIDLESLQLAREQGYSGVALKACKGHTEALLMGAAAQKYGMFLCVQDLSCPGYSFLHSASLAARIPTIAAIEGNSRQYCPAGNQGWNQKFPGMFKLKNGTVATAELTGPGLGF
- a CDS encoding DegT/DnrJ/EryC1/StrS family aminotransferase codes for the protein MNDGAHRAHKPAFPAGPPTWPLLDDDVRAAMLACYASGDWGRYEGAHSAAFVQALAEKFQTEQAILCASGTIAVELALRGLKVGAGDEVILAGYDFPGNFRAIEAVGARPVLIDVVKNGWTIDLQQLAAAKAATTKAVIASHLHGHLAPMRALLEQAHSLGLKVLEDACQVPGALIGGRPAGSWGDVGVLSFGGSKLLTAGRGGAILTSQADVAQRIRSFTFRGNEAYPLSELQAAVLLPQLDKLAARTHTRAVAAARLIEELRDVSKLQAGPANDPADLSAFYKVAWRYQTAEGGVQPDCSNPSRDRLICALQAEGIAIDAGFRGFNKRSANRCRVVGELSQAQAAAEATLVLHHPILLQNQEQTALLAATIRKVVTQA
- a CDS encoding carbon storage regulator, producing MLVLSRKVGERLVIGGNITVVVSRVAGNRVTIGIEAPDDVRIVRGELQPERETVPSDSTRAVAKAAVHAEHDVREFAVPRLAK
- the cls gene encoding cardiolipin synthase gives rise to the protein MIEFLQSNWTYIFAAVDLVVVLVASSHVVLTKRDNRAALGWVGIIWFAPIIGSLLYFTFGVNRIRRKAQRLRKRESKRVSLQHEQAAAEELARALEDDALHLTSLSEFVRGLTDTPLIPGNRIVPLHCGDEAYPRMIEAIDAAEHSVSLCTYIFDNDPEGLEFVAALTRARERGVEVRVLIDDVGTRYTFPSIKHALRRGKITFSTFLPTFVPGQFHYTNLRNHRKIMVVDGKIGFTGGMNIRAGHRLASNTRHPVRDIHFELQGPIVGQLQETFVGDWEFSTKELLVGHQWFPKLHPRGPMLCRGIADGPDTRHDKIRFTLLGAIGCARRSLTIITPYFLPDTALITALNVAAMRGVNVTIVLPAKGNLALVQWATTAQLWQVLQRGCRVFLTKMPFDHTKIVTVDDAWSFIGSANWDPRSLRLNFEFNVECYDLDFTALMNETIRARLSTAQQITLRDVDSRPLFIRIRDGIARLATPYL